Genomic segment of Dermacentor albipictus isolate Rhodes 1998 colony chromosome 5, USDA_Dalb.pri_finalv2, whole genome shotgun sequence:
GAAATTCGACAAATTGCATTCAAATTGATCCTGCGGTTGCCTCATAAAACTGCACAACAGCGACCATTTGTAAGTTTCACTTGTATTTGAAGGCGAAAATTGTAATTGGCCCCGAACTAAAGCTTGCTGTTAAAGtcagtgctttttttctctctcattttaATAGTGAGTCAGTAGAAGCTATTTCTTTTGTCCTCGTTCTTCTTTGAGTACGTAGTGCTCAAGTGTTTACCTCTGCAGTGCTACAATACCCGTGAAGTGCTCGTACTGAAGAGGCACGTGGTTACAGCATCAGCCTTTATATCCACGATTAACGGAAATAGAAGACAACGCTCCGCTAAATACAACCGCTCCTTCGACCTCTAAAAGTCCAATTCAGTGCTCAAAGTAACTGAACTGGGAAGGTATACCTTTAGCTGACTTGGTCTCCTTGCATTCTGCAAAATTGTTGCTCCGAAAGAAGCGCTGCCACGGGAAGGAACACAAACATAGTCAACGCGAATTTCAGGAGGTAGAAATATAGATTGCCCCGGAACACATTCGACGTTCCGGGAAACGCGGTTACGTTCAAGATGTATCGCGTCCATCTCTTTTTTAATAGACTTGCACCGTGGATTATATCACCAGCAGAACCAAGAGAGAAGCCCTATATATAGCCAGCGGGGTATTGAGCGCATCGCGTTCGGGAAGCGACACTGTTGACGCTCGGACGTGTTCCGCATCACCACCGTACGTGAAACGCTATATCTGGGACTTGTCGTATACTTTAAGAAGCAAGCAGGTGTATAATTGTTGCGTAGCTTCAGCCGTTGACAACACGGGGCCCGATACCGCAGGAACGAAGATCCGCGGGAGTTCCTTGTCCCTTTATAGCCGCACGTATATAGAGTTGATCGAGGAAACCCGTCACAGAAAGGAAACACAGTCCGAGCAAAACACGACTCACCGCATCGTGGAGCGGGACGAGCACTTGCGAAACTTTCCCGTCGGGGCCCCTGATGCGCACGTCTACGGCAGGCCGCGGCGGGAGGTCGCTCACGGGAATGTGCACGTTGACCGGCTCGTTGTAGCGCAGCTTGGAGCTGCCCGTGCCGTGGATGAGGTTCTTGGGGAAGACGCTCTGGAGGCTGTGGCTGTCCACCAGCAGTCCGGCCACCTGGACGTTCAGCTTGTCGTTGAGCTTGACGCTGGCCGCGGCCGGAAACGCCTGCTCGGCGTGGCTCTTCTGCTGCGAGTGTTGCGAGGACGAGCCCTTCGGCTGGCGACCGGCCTCGCTGCGAGCGGCGTGCTCTTCGTTGAGTATCTGTTGCACGGCTCGCAGGACGTTTTCGGGCATCTGGCCGCCCTGTGTGAGACGCGGCGGATGGGAGAACATAGCCGAATAAGAGTTATTCTTGCCCGAATTCTCGGAACGGTTCCTCTCTGTCCAGTTAACGTACAAAAAGATGTCCTGAGCTTAACAGTAACACGGCACTCGCTGAATTTTAATAGCAAGTTTAGTGACCAGGGGATTGACCATGACAATAAGGAATTGTTACCCATAGTTTCAGTTTAAATGAGGAGGTGCTTCAAGCAGCGATAAAGTTCAATGTTTTCGTAATTTTTAGCGCAGTCCAGGTGCGGAATCTTGTACCAGGCAACGTGTTTTGCGATTTCATTTAGATAGGAGAGACAAACATATGGCGCGCAACGCAAGCACACCGATCGTAACCGAAATGATAACTACGCAGCGCATTCGGCTGTCAAGAAAGACAAGCGGACTAGTTGTTGCATAGTTTCGGAATGTATAGTGGACTCAGCACTAAGGCAAAATAAATACGACGACTAGACGCAAGCGCTGGAGATTGATGTGCGGCACTTGTTGCGTCCATCGGAATCCACCatgcattatttctgactcaAATGGTGGTTTGCGCACTTGGAAAAGCTTGAAAGAGGGCTAAGGATCATCTTTTTCTCGCAGAACAAGTTCACTAGAGCGTCTGTATACTATGAAAAAACCACATTACTGGACAACCAACCTACCTATCCGATCAGAATTCACAGCGTCGCACTCTGCAGTGCATCTCATCTGAAATTAGGATCCACCCCATGTATGCTAAACTGCTCAGTAAACatgttttgtctctctctttctctcacctGACTTCCATCCACGACGATCACTTCTGGCTTCGGAAAGCCGCCCGCCGACATGATCGCCTTCTTGGCCGCGTCCACGAGCATGTTAACTTCGAAGGGTATGTCGTTCGACCCTCCATGAGGACCATGCCCGACCGGTGATGCAGGCAGGGGAATCGGCTTCAACGCTTGTATGCGCACGTCCTTGATACCGTCGCCGTCTCCCGTTCCCTTGTGGTTCACGTCAAACAGTGGCTCGACCTTCAGCTCGATTGGCACGGGTCCCTGCGTGATGACCTTCTGAATGCCCTGGTTCTGCGGCACGTACAGCTGGTGCGACTTGAGCATCTGTTGGATGGCGTCCTGCGGCTGACCGAACAAGAACGGCTGTTGGTGGGGTTGGTTGAGCTGCTGAAGCTGTCGTTGGATCTCCTGTCTTAGGTTGTGAAGGTGCGGTCCCTGTTGCTGGAGGTTACCTGCGGCCAGGAGGGGAGATGCCACCTCGATGATGGGAACGCGTAACGGCTGGTTCGGGCCTGCGGCTCCCAGGAAGTGTAGTGGCTGCATCAGTGGAATCTTCTGGTGGCTGGCCAGCAGTTCGGCCAGGTGGTGATGCTGAAGCAAGTtgttctgctgctgctgttgttgctgctgcagttgttgttgttgttgctgctgttgctgttgttgctcttgctgctgttgttgatgttgctgctgctgttgttgctgctgatgCCGATGTACGGCCTTGAGTTGCTGCCCATAGACCTGCGCTTGAGGGTTGTTGATTTCGACCAGGAGTACCTGAGCGTCCTGCGGAGGTGGTGTTGGTTCTGGGGGAGGCAACGGCAGCTGCCCGCCTCCTTGTTGATTGTCCGGCTTCGGTGTAGCGCGGAAGCTACTGCGAAGAGGCGGTAAGGCAGGCTTCGAGTACTGCGGTTCGGGCTGTCCGGACGCGGTGTTAGATCTTGTCGTCGTTTTTCCTAATGAGTGAGCTTGCCCGTAGTGCTGTTGCTGGTGCGGAGCGAAGGGGCGATGCGAAGGCGTCGTTATACCCTGCGTGTTTGGGCCGTGATTACCTTGGCGGCTGTAATCTATGGGAGAAAACGGCCCCTGTCCATCGTCCCCTTGCTGCGTTCTATCCTGCTGGTAGGTTCCCCGGTGGTACTTGTACAAGGTTGTCTGCGTCCTCGGTTGCTTAGAAGTCGTCTGGTACCGCGAGTCATACGCGGGCGTTCTCGCTTGCTGAGATCCCTCTTGACTGTCGTAAGAACCGGAGTTATGCTGGTTTCGTTGGTAGGtttgttgttgttggtgttgctgctgctgctgctgctgctgttgctggtgTTGCTGTTGCTGGTGTTGCTGTTGctggtgttgctgctgctgctgttgctggtgttgctgctgctgctgttgctgctgttgctggtgctgctgttgctgctgttgctgctgctgctggtgctgtcgctgctgctgttgctgctgctgctggtgctggtgctgctgccgctgctgctgctgccgctgccgctgctggaGGTGCTGCCGCTGTTGGTGGTGGTAGTTTTCACGAGATGACTGCTGCGCTTGCGTTGTGCCTCCCTTTTTGGAAGAGAGATAGCCCTGTTTGAACGACAGTGTCGAGCTCGGTTGCGTCGGGCTCCTTTGGGTTGCGTCACTCACTCGTGCTGGGTAAGCAGTGCCACGGTGGTAATCATGCTGCCCCTGCTCATTCTTTTGCGTGGCAGTCCCTTGGCTGTAGTCTGACACCTGGGCTGATGCTCCTACGGTCACGCTCCTGATGTCTTGCGGTCTGTACCCCTGGTTGGCATACGTATCTTGCTGGGCGGCTGTAGAGTAACCAGCGTCCTTGTTCGTTTGGTCCGATTGCACCGGTGTTGTGCTCTGGTACGACGAGGAGTCGTAAGAGTTGTAGACGCTAGCTGTTGACGGAGGCGTCTGCTGCTGCTCTTGGTTCTGTTGCTGTTGGTGCTGGTCTTGGTAGTGCTGGTACCTGGCGGCCGCTTTCTCTGCAGCGTCGCCTCCGATGCTCACGTACTGAGTGGAATGTGGCGTCCGTATTTCGTACGTGTTGCCCGTCCTCGGCCTCTGCGTCAGCTGCGGCCGCTTCTCGTAACCGGCCCTTTGCTCCTGCTTGAAGGTCTCCTGACTGGTGAGACTCGCGGTCGACGGGCTCTGATGCGCAACTTGACTTGCCTGGCTTACACCCTGGGCCGACTGCTCTGTGCTCGCCTGCTTCGATTCGTAGTCGACGACAGACGCCGGTGTCGGATGCAACGTTGTCCTGTGCTTGTACTGCGGTCGCGACGTGGGCCGGTACTGGGGCGTCCTCTGAGGCTTGGGGAACGTTCTCGCGTGGTATGTCTTTGGCCTCTCCTGTGTAGTTTCGCTCTTCTGTGCTTGGCTCACGCGTTTCTGCTGGCGTTGTGTGATGGGCAGAGATCCCTTTGACGTGACCACGATTCTCCTTTCGTTCTTGTTGGGCTGGCTGAACACCGTCCCACCTTGCTCTGCGCCAGAGCTGGTGTCTTCTTCGCTCTTCTTGGGCACGGGTATGGCAGAGGCGCGCGGTATCTCGTAGCTGGTGACTAAAGAAGATTCCTCTTCCTTCTCCGGCGTCTTGGGTTCGAAGAAGACCTGGCTGCTCCGCCCCTGTTCGACTCGTAGCGCGGAATCGGAGACTAGGCCTGCCCTGAAGGCAGAGGCAGAAGGTCCCGACACGTCTTCGACCTGCGAGTTGATCAATAGCCACAATAAATAATTTATTGGTATGGTTCACGTCACTTATACACACGGCATGATGACTGTCAAAAGGAACGTCTAAATCATACGGTGGCAAATAGGAACACTTCAACTCTATCGGAAAAAACGTGTACGATATAGCTACGTTACACCCGACCACAAGGTTAGCGCCACCGGACTGAAGACGACGAAGTACTTTACTACTAATTATCAACTATATTATTTATCTATTCGTTCCTATACATGTCAGTGAGTtcaacatccccccccccccacctcctaaTTCTTGGCCCATCTCCCGCTGTGGGTAGGTGACATATCTTGAAGGcacattatcatcattatcatcatcaccaccacccaCCACCACTACCACAACATCGCCAAAACCATCAACTGTGTTCTGACCTCCATCCTGTGGCATTGTCTCCTACCTGTTAGACTATCACGTAACAGTATGAAGCGACAGGTAGGAAGCTATAAGTACAAACATATATTCGGTAGGCCTTCGTGTCAAATTTTGTCAGCAATAAGCTGGTGTTCTCTTTTTCAGTGGGTCATACTGTTCATATTTCTCGTATTTGGGTGCCAGGAATTCAGCAGGCCGTCGTCGATATAagggcacaacaacaacaacaacaacaacaaaaagacgtGATTCGGAGCCTTGACTTTCAACTCAATCTGGGCATTGAAAGTCGGGACTTTGTATACATTCTCGGTTCTCGTACCTATCTTAACTCGTTAGCACTCCAACTAGACTATAGATCAAGAAATTTAACATACTGGGTGGGTCACCCGCCGTGGCggcgcagtggctttggcgttgcgctgctaggcccgagggcgcgggttcgtatcccggccgcggcggcgcgCATTTCGGTGgtggcgaaatacaaaaacgtcCGTGCGCCGTGCACTGCTGGGCGCCCGTCAAAGAACCCTacgtggtcaaaattgatccggcgccccccactacggcgtgcgtcataatcacatcgcggttttggctcgtaaaaccccagacCTTGATTTTAAAATACCGGGTTCAATAATTTACCCAAATAAAATTAATTCAGGAAGCTTATCAGGTATTGGTTCGCCGCCTAACGAACGAGCTTGGTAATTGTTGAGTAAAAGTGATGCGCGTACAAATGCCGCGCTTTATGTACGAGGGGCCAGCAGCCACTGGGCCGCCAACGCAACAAAATACCGTCCCATTACCCCTTTTGTTTATCGGCACCTTATCATACGCAGTTGGCCTAATAGACTTGCAATAGTTACAATTTGTGTGGCGTACGCATTGTTGCGTTTGTATTGCACGTATTGTTCTGCGCAAGCCATTTGGTTGTTGTTTCTCTCGCTCCTGCAGCCACCCTGTCCGTATAGTCtatttcgttctctctttctctctcctcttcCGCCCGCTACACCGGCCCGCTCCACGGCTTTCACTTTGCAACTCGGCCCGTAGCACCAAAAGATTGGCGCGCGCTCTACTCATTGTCGAGTCACATTCGTGTAAACGCGGTTACTGACCCAGACGAAGCGCACGACGAAGCTAACAGCTAGTTGCATATACCTGCTGGTTTCCTGCGACGCTGTCCTTCACAGGATACCGTCCAAGTGCGATGGCACTCGACTCTTTGGCGCTCGCATCCAGCATCGACGAGGGTGCGGAACCCACTTCGTAGCCGTACTGGTAGGTCTGCAAAGGAAAGGAGCCGCAAGGTTACAGCGTATGCTTAGGGGTTGGAAGTACGCTTAGGAATTGCAAGTACGCTTAGGAGTTGAAAGTACGCTTAGGGGTTGAAAGTACGCTTATGGGTTGAAAGTACGCTTAGGAGTTGAAAGTACGCATAGGGTTGAAAGTACGCTTAGGAGCTGAAAGTCAGTGCTGTCGAGGGACAGCTTGAAGCACGGCCATGTTGTAAACGGCTCTGCGTTTGCGAAGGCATGTGTGTTGCTGTTTAGGTTGCTCTTGTGTTCGCGTTTTCTACGCCTAACCTTTCAAAACGTGAACTTGAAGCGCTATTACTGTAATATTGCTACGTATAGCGGTAGCTGCTACGCCTAGCGGAACGGTTAGTGTCTATAACTTGGCCCTATATAGCGTTGCTGTAGGTGCATAACCTTATCATGTCCATTTCCTTTTTCTTAAGCTCAGGGGCTGATGACGTAATTATTAATGCGGTCTCGTTAATTCGCCCTCTCCTGTAGCATCGGCTCATATCGCAATGAGAATTCTAAATGTTTTGGTCAAAACAATTTTACTTTACGTGGACACTTCCTCAGCGAAAGCTATAAGAACCTATAATTGAGAATAAGGGGACTTTGTGGCAGGTTCCACTACCTAGTTTCAAAGTTTCAAACAGGATGCACATAACCGTACAGCCCTCCAAACTTCACTACAGGGCCTCAACATGACGGTTGTGTGCGTCGGAGGTAATTCGAGACGAGACGTTCAGGAGCTGCAGTTTGGGTTATGAAATA
This window contains:
- the LOC135920516 gene encoding uncharacterized protein, translating into MACRRCGTVPSWSPLFLALVTLATLAAGGGQSQPQSQQQQQPAQVAAPSADKDIESRGSTKSIVTVAPSPSPPPATYQYGYEVGSAPSSMLDASAKESSAIALGRYPVKDSVAGNQQVEDVSGPSASAFRAGLVSDSALRVEQGRSSQVFFEPKTPEKEEESSLVTSYEIPRASAIPVPKKSEEDTSSGAEQGGTVFSQPNKNERRIVVTSKGSLPITQRQQKRVSQAQKSETTQERPKTYHARTFPKPQRTPQYRPTSRPQYKHRTTLHPTPASVVDYESKQASTEQSAQGVSQASQVAHQSPSTASLTSQETFKQEQRAGYEKRPQLTQRPRTGNTYEIRTPHSTQYVSIGGDAAEKAAARYQHYQDQHQQQQNQEQQQTPPSTASVYNSYDSSSYQSTTPVQSDQTNKDAGYSTAAQQDTYANQGYRPQDIRSVTVGASAQVSDYSQGTATQKNEQGQHDYHRGTAYPARVSDATQRSPTQPSSTLSFKQGYLSSKKGGTTQAQQSSRENYHHQQRQHLQQRQRQQQQRQQHQHQQQQQQQQRQHQQQQQQQQQQHQQQQQQQQQQHQQQQQQQHQQQQHQQQQHQQQQQQQQQQHQQQQTYQRNQHNSGSYDSQEGSQQARTPAYDSRYQTTSKQPRTQTTLYKYHRGTYQQDRTQQGDDGQGPFSPIDYSRQGNHGPNTQGITTPSHRPFAPHQQQHYGQAHSLGKTTTRSNTASGQPEPQYSKPALPPLRSSFRATPKPDNQQGGGQLPLPPPEPTPPPQDAQVLLVEINNPQAQVYGQQLKAVHRHQQQQQQQQHQQQQQEQQQQQQQQQQQLQQQQQQQQNNLLQHHHLAELLASHQKIPLMQPLHFLGAAGPNQPLRVPIIEVASPLLAAGNLQQQGPHLHNLRQEIQRQLQQLNQPHQQPFLFGQPQDAIQQMLKSHQLYVPQNQGIQKVITQGPVPIELKVEPLFDVNHKGTGDGDGIKDVRIQALKPIPLPASPVGHGPHGGSNDIPFEVNMLVDAAKKAIMSAGGFPKPEVIVVDGSQGGQMPENVLRAVQQILNEEHAARSEAGRQPKGSSSQHSQQKSHAEQAFPAAASVKLNDKLNVQVAGLLVDSHSLQSVFPKNLIHGTGSSKLRYNEPVNVHIPVSDLPPRPAVDVRIRGPDGKVSQVLVPLHDANKLAALAKEAGGGNNFAGSAFPANLFQGVQNFGRGGGGHQGQKEGLLLGGSAQQPAFGIGPVRLGEKVSLVDGAGGTLQIADLPQFDPAALAAAATDMIQFRPL